The following coding sequences lie in one Manis javanica isolate MJ-LG chromosome X, MJ_LKY, whole genome shotgun sequence genomic window:
- the RAI2 gene encoding retinoic acid-induced protein 2 isoform X4, translating into MESQNLSMDMTDSSPALASNRLENGMAQLITTEAWNINSTDLVKKALVTVPAPSILNPPAESQSGMALKVAATVLQPLCLGESPVVMPIHMQVEGSSTPELNPNGNATYVMTTQGPVQLPVVLEQHVFQHLNSPLVLPQEAPCSSSAIHNNLFQGAEDPEAQPQLLDLRIPSQPQEPALPFEAVLQNLFPSQGALGPPPCQPPPGYAPVPPQPFNSPLSPLVPPATLLVPYPVIVPLPVPVPIPIPIPVPQSSESKLSPTCPKPPSSFGLHSFKGAQTPLEKEELKPFDILQPREYFQLSRHTVIKMGSENEALDLSMKSVPWLKAGEGSPQICQEDAALDLSLAAHRKSEPPLEPLFNSRGPVDSPGHTVTEKLPSSVEMPFTPARPHEAMAMMDGRSSSAAELHSQPGGEVKAENSIELGSESQAAKVIVSVEDAVPTIFCGKIKGLSGVSTKNFSFKREDSVLQGYDINSQGEESMGNTEPLRKPVKSRSIKLKKVNSQEIHMLPIKKQRLATFFPRK; encoded by the coding sequence ATGGAGTCCCAGAACCTCTCCATGGACATGACCGACTCCTCTCCTGCCTTGGCCAGTAACAGACTGGAGAATGGCATGGCCCAGTTGATCACCACCGAGGCCTGGAACATCAACTCCACCGACCTGGTAAAGAAGGCCCTGGTGACGGTGCCAGCCCCATCTATTCTGAATCCCCCAGCCGAGTCCCAGAGTGGCATGGCTCTGAAGGTGGCAGCCACCGTGCTGCAGCCCCTGTGCCTTGGGGAGAGCCCAGTGGTGATGCCCATTCACATGCAGGTGGAGGGAAGCTCCACGCCCGAGCTCAACCCTAATGGCAATGCCACCTACGTCATGACCACGCAGGGCCCTGTGCAGCTGCCTGTGGTGCTGGAGCAGCATGTCTTCCAGCACCTCAACTCCCCACTGGTCCTACCGCAGGAGGCGCCCTGCTCCTCCAGTGCCATCCACAACAACCTCTTCCAGGGAGCCGAGGATCCCgaggcccagccccagctcctggaCCTGCGCATCCCTAGCCAGCCGCAGGAGCCGGCGTTGCCCTTTGAGGCTGTGCTCCAGAATTTGTTCCCCTCACAGGGCGCTCTCGGCCCCCCACCCTGTCAGCCTCCTCCTGGGTATGCCCCAGTGCCCCCTCAGCCCTTCAACTCCCCCTTGTCCCCCCTGGTCCCGCCGGCCACCCTCTTGGTGCCGTACCCTGTGATCGTCCCCTTGCCCGTGCCGGTCCCCATTCCCATCCCCATCCCCGTGCCTCAGAGTTCTGAATCCAAGCTCAGCCCTACTTGCCCCAAGCCACCATCTTCCTTCGGCCTGCACTCCTTTAAAGGGGCCCAGACCCCGCTGGAGAAGGAGGAACTGAAGCCTTTTGACATCCTCCAGCCAAGGGAGTATTTCCAGCTCAGCCGTCACACAGTCATCAAGATGGGGAGTGAGAATGAGGCCCTGGATCTCTCCATGAAGTCAGTGCCCTGGCTCAAGGCTGGCGAAGGCAGTCCCCAGATCTGCCAGGAAGATGCAGCCCTAGACCTGTCGCTGGCTGCCCACCGGAAATCTGAGCCTCCCCTTGAGCCACTGTTTAACAGCCGCGGGCCAGTGGACAGCCCAGGTCACACTGTGACGGAGAAACTTCCCAGTAGCGTGGAAATGCCATTCACCCCTGCCAGGCCTCACGAAGCCATGGCCATGATGGATGGTCGCAGCAGCAGTGCCGCCGAGCTGCACAGCCAGCCCGGCGGCGAGGTCAAGGCTGAGAATAGCATCGAGCTGGGGAGCGAGTCCCAGGCGGCCAAGGTAATCGTCTCCGTGGAAGACGCTGTGCCTACCATCTTCTGTGGCAAGATCAAAGGCCTCTCGGGCGTGTCCACCAAAAACTTCTCCTTCAAAAGAGAAGACTCTGTGCTTCAGGGCTACGACATCAACAGCCAAGGAGAAGAGTCCATGGGAAACACGGAGCCCCTTAGGAAACCTGTCAAAAGTCGGAGCATAAAGTTAAAGAAAGTGAACTCCCAGGAAATACATATGCTCCCAATCAAAAAACAACGGCTGGCCACCTTTTTTCCAAGAAAGTAA
- the RAI2 gene encoding retinoic acid-induced protein 2 isoform X1: protein MYLEETSASSPAMGLPAESSCLYPEAAGHLLTCGPAEWHQSRVMESQNLSMDMTDSSPALASNRLENGMAQLITTEAWNINSTDLVKKALVTVPAPSILNPPAESQSGMALKVAATVLQPLCLGESPVVMPIHMQVEGSSTPELNPNGNATYVMTTQGPVQLPVVLEQHVFQHLNSPLVLPQEAPCSSSAIHNNLFQGAEDPEAQPQLLDLRIPSQPQEPALPFEAVLQNLFPSQGALGPPPCQPPPGYAPVPPQPFNSPLSPLVPPATLLVPYPVIVPLPVPVPIPIPIPVPQSSESKLSPTCPKPPSSFGLHSFKGAQTPLEKEELKPFDILQPREYFQLSRHTVIKMGSENEALDLSMKSVPWLKAGEGSPQICQEDAALDLSLAAHRKSEPPLEPLFNSRGPVDSPGHTVTEKLPSSVEMPFTPARPHEAMAMMDGRSSSAAELHSQPGGEVKAENSIELGSESQAAKVIVSVEDAVPTIFCGKIKGLSGVSTKNFSFKREDSVLQGYDINSQGEESMGNTEPLRKPVKSRSIKLKKVNSQEIHMLPIKKQRLATFFPRK, encoded by the coding sequence GCCGAGTGGCATCAGAGCCGAGTGATGGAGTCCCAGAACCTCTCCATGGACATGACCGACTCCTCTCCTGCCTTGGCCAGTAACAGACTGGAGAATGGCATGGCCCAGTTGATCACCACCGAGGCCTGGAACATCAACTCCACCGACCTGGTAAAGAAGGCCCTGGTGACGGTGCCAGCCCCATCTATTCTGAATCCCCCAGCCGAGTCCCAGAGTGGCATGGCTCTGAAGGTGGCAGCCACCGTGCTGCAGCCCCTGTGCCTTGGGGAGAGCCCAGTGGTGATGCCCATTCACATGCAGGTGGAGGGAAGCTCCACGCCCGAGCTCAACCCTAATGGCAATGCCACCTACGTCATGACCACGCAGGGCCCTGTGCAGCTGCCTGTGGTGCTGGAGCAGCATGTCTTCCAGCACCTCAACTCCCCACTGGTCCTACCGCAGGAGGCGCCCTGCTCCTCCAGTGCCATCCACAACAACCTCTTCCAGGGAGCCGAGGATCCCgaggcccagccccagctcctggaCCTGCGCATCCCTAGCCAGCCGCAGGAGCCGGCGTTGCCCTTTGAGGCTGTGCTCCAGAATTTGTTCCCCTCACAGGGCGCTCTCGGCCCCCCACCCTGTCAGCCTCCTCCTGGGTATGCCCCAGTGCCCCCTCAGCCCTTCAACTCCCCCTTGTCCCCCCTGGTCCCGCCGGCCACCCTCTTGGTGCCGTACCCTGTGATCGTCCCCTTGCCCGTGCCGGTCCCCATTCCCATCCCCATCCCCGTGCCTCAGAGTTCTGAATCCAAGCTCAGCCCTACTTGCCCCAAGCCACCATCTTCCTTCGGCCTGCACTCCTTTAAAGGGGCCCAGACCCCGCTGGAGAAGGAGGAACTGAAGCCTTTTGACATCCTCCAGCCAAGGGAGTATTTCCAGCTCAGCCGTCACACAGTCATCAAGATGGGGAGTGAGAATGAGGCCCTGGATCTCTCCATGAAGTCAGTGCCCTGGCTCAAGGCTGGCGAAGGCAGTCCCCAGATCTGCCAGGAAGATGCAGCCCTAGACCTGTCGCTGGCTGCCCACCGGAAATCTGAGCCTCCCCTTGAGCCACTGTTTAACAGCCGCGGGCCAGTGGACAGCCCAGGTCACACTGTGACGGAGAAACTTCCCAGTAGCGTGGAAATGCCATTCACCCCTGCCAGGCCTCACGAAGCCATGGCCATGATGGATGGTCGCAGCAGCAGTGCCGCCGAGCTGCACAGCCAGCCCGGCGGCGAGGTCAAGGCTGAGAATAGCATCGAGCTGGGGAGCGAGTCCCAGGCGGCCAAGGTAATCGTCTCCGTGGAAGACGCTGTGCCTACCATCTTCTGTGGCAAGATCAAAGGCCTCTCGGGCGTGTCCACCAAAAACTTCTCCTTCAAAAGAGAAGACTCTGTGCTTCAGGGCTACGACATCAACAGCCAAGGAGAAGAGTCCATGGGAAACACGGAGCCCCTTAGGAAACCTGTCAAAAGTCGGAGCATAAAGTTAAAGAAAGTGAACTCCCAGGAAATACATATGCTCCCAATCAAAAAACAACGGCTGGCCACCTTTTTTCCAAGAAAGTAA
- the RAI2 gene encoding retinoic acid-induced protein 2 isoform X5 has protein sequence MYLEETSASSPAMGLPAESSCLYPEAAGHLLTCGPAEWHQSRVMESQNLSMDMTDSSPALASNRLENGMAQLITTEAWNINSTDLEAPCSSSAIHNNLFQGAEDPEAQPQLLDLRIPSQPQEPALPFEAVLQNLFPSQGALGPPPCQPPPGYAPVPPQPFNSPLSPLVPPATLLVPYPVIVPLPVPVPIPIPIPVPQSSESKLSPTCPKPPSSFGLHSFKGAQTPLEKEELKPFDILQPREYFQLSRHTVIKMGSENEALDLSMKSVPWLKAGEGSPQICQEDAALDLSLAAHRKSEPPLEPLFNSRGPVDSPGHTVTEKLPSSVEMPFTPARPHEAMAMMDGRSSSAAELHSQPGGEVKAENSIELGSESQAAKVIVSVEDAVPTIFCGKIKGLSGVSTKNFSFKREDSVLQGYDINSQGEESMGNTEPLRKPVKSRSIKLKKVNSQEIHMLPIKKQRLATFFPRK, from the exons GCCGAGTGGCATCAGAGCCGAGTGATGGAGTCCCAGAACCTCTCCATGGACATGACCGACTCCTCTCCTGCCTTGGCCAGTAACAGACTGGAGAATGGCATGGCCCAGTTGATCACCACCGAGGCCTGGAACATCAACTCCACCGACCTG GAGGCGCCCTGCTCCTCCAGTGCCATCCACAACAACCTCTTCCAGGGAGCCGAGGATCCCgaggcccagccccagctcctggaCCTGCGCATCCCTAGCCAGCCGCAGGAGCCGGCGTTGCCCTTTGAGGCTGTGCTCCAGAATTTGTTCCCCTCACAGGGCGCTCTCGGCCCCCCACCCTGTCAGCCTCCTCCTGGGTATGCCCCAGTGCCCCCTCAGCCCTTCAACTCCCCCTTGTCCCCCCTGGTCCCGCCGGCCACCCTCTTGGTGCCGTACCCTGTGATCGTCCCCTTGCCCGTGCCGGTCCCCATTCCCATCCCCATCCCCGTGCCTCAGAGTTCTGAATCCAAGCTCAGCCCTACTTGCCCCAAGCCACCATCTTCCTTCGGCCTGCACTCCTTTAAAGGGGCCCAGACCCCGCTGGAGAAGGAGGAACTGAAGCCTTTTGACATCCTCCAGCCAAGGGAGTATTTCCAGCTCAGCCGTCACACAGTCATCAAGATGGGGAGTGAGAATGAGGCCCTGGATCTCTCCATGAAGTCAGTGCCCTGGCTCAAGGCTGGCGAAGGCAGTCCCCAGATCTGCCAGGAAGATGCAGCCCTAGACCTGTCGCTGGCTGCCCACCGGAAATCTGAGCCTCCCCTTGAGCCACTGTTTAACAGCCGCGGGCCAGTGGACAGCCCAGGTCACACTGTGACGGAGAAACTTCCCAGTAGCGTGGAAATGCCATTCACCCCTGCCAGGCCTCACGAAGCCATGGCCATGATGGATGGTCGCAGCAGCAGTGCCGCCGAGCTGCACAGCCAGCCCGGCGGCGAGGTCAAGGCTGAGAATAGCATCGAGCTGGGGAGCGAGTCCCAGGCGGCCAAGGTAATCGTCTCCGTGGAAGACGCTGTGCCTACCATCTTCTGTGGCAAGATCAAAGGCCTCTCGGGCGTGTCCACCAAAAACTTCTCCTTCAAAAGAGAAGACTCTGTGCTTCAGGGCTACGACATCAACAGCCAAGGAGAAGAGTCCATGGGAAACACGGAGCCCCTTAGGAAACCTGTCAAAAGTCGGAGCATAAAGTTAAAGAAAGTGAACTCCCAGGAAATACATATGCTCCCAATCAAAAAACAACGGCTGGCCACCTTTTTTCCAAGAAAGTAA
- the RAI2 gene encoding retinoic acid-induced protein 2 isoform X3 yields MTPFGAEWHQSRVMESQNLSMDMTDSSPALASNRLENGMAQLITTEAWNINSTDLVKKALVTVPAPSILNPPAESQSGMALKVAATVLQPLCLGESPVVMPIHMQVEGSSTPELNPNGNATYVMTTQGPVQLPVVLEQHVFQHLNSPLVLPQEAPCSSSAIHNNLFQGAEDPEAQPQLLDLRIPSQPQEPALPFEAVLQNLFPSQGALGPPPCQPPPGYAPVPPQPFNSPLSPLVPPATLLVPYPVIVPLPVPVPIPIPIPVPQSSESKLSPTCPKPPSSFGLHSFKGAQTPLEKEELKPFDILQPREYFQLSRHTVIKMGSENEALDLSMKSVPWLKAGEGSPQICQEDAALDLSLAAHRKSEPPLEPLFNSRGPVDSPGHTVTEKLPSSVEMPFTPARPHEAMAMMDGRSSSAAELHSQPGGEVKAENSIELGSESQAAKVIVSVEDAVPTIFCGKIKGLSGVSTKNFSFKREDSVLQGYDINSQGEESMGNTEPLRKPVKSRSIKLKKVNSQEIHMLPIKKQRLATFFPRK; encoded by the coding sequence GCCGAGTGGCATCAGAGCCGAGTGATGGAGTCCCAGAACCTCTCCATGGACATGACCGACTCCTCTCCTGCCTTGGCCAGTAACAGACTGGAGAATGGCATGGCCCAGTTGATCACCACCGAGGCCTGGAACATCAACTCCACCGACCTGGTAAAGAAGGCCCTGGTGACGGTGCCAGCCCCATCTATTCTGAATCCCCCAGCCGAGTCCCAGAGTGGCATGGCTCTGAAGGTGGCAGCCACCGTGCTGCAGCCCCTGTGCCTTGGGGAGAGCCCAGTGGTGATGCCCATTCACATGCAGGTGGAGGGAAGCTCCACGCCCGAGCTCAACCCTAATGGCAATGCCACCTACGTCATGACCACGCAGGGCCCTGTGCAGCTGCCTGTGGTGCTGGAGCAGCATGTCTTCCAGCACCTCAACTCCCCACTGGTCCTACCGCAGGAGGCGCCCTGCTCCTCCAGTGCCATCCACAACAACCTCTTCCAGGGAGCCGAGGATCCCgaggcccagccccagctcctggaCCTGCGCATCCCTAGCCAGCCGCAGGAGCCGGCGTTGCCCTTTGAGGCTGTGCTCCAGAATTTGTTCCCCTCACAGGGCGCTCTCGGCCCCCCACCCTGTCAGCCTCCTCCTGGGTATGCCCCAGTGCCCCCTCAGCCCTTCAACTCCCCCTTGTCCCCCCTGGTCCCGCCGGCCACCCTCTTGGTGCCGTACCCTGTGATCGTCCCCTTGCCCGTGCCGGTCCCCATTCCCATCCCCATCCCCGTGCCTCAGAGTTCTGAATCCAAGCTCAGCCCTACTTGCCCCAAGCCACCATCTTCCTTCGGCCTGCACTCCTTTAAAGGGGCCCAGACCCCGCTGGAGAAGGAGGAACTGAAGCCTTTTGACATCCTCCAGCCAAGGGAGTATTTCCAGCTCAGCCGTCACACAGTCATCAAGATGGGGAGTGAGAATGAGGCCCTGGATCTCTCCATGAAGTCAGTGCCCTGGCTCAAGGCTGGCGAAGGCAGTCCCCAGATCTGCCAGGAAGATGCAGCCCTAGACCTGTCGCTGGCTGCCCACCGGAAATCTGAGCCTCCCCTTGAGCCACTGTTTAACAGCCGCGGGCCAGTGGACAGCCCAGGTCACACTGTGACGGAGAAACTTCCCAGTAGCGTGGAAATGCCATTCACCCCTGCCAGGCCTCACGAAGCCATGGCCATGATGGATGGTCGCAGCAGCAGTGCCGCCGAGCTGCACAGCCAGCCCGGCGGCGAGGTCAAGGCTGAGAATAGCATCGAGCTGGGGAGCGAGTCCCAGGCGGCCAAGGTAATCGTCTCCGTGGAAGACGCTGTGCCTACCATCTTCTGTGGCAAGATCAAAGGCCTCTCGGGCGTGTCCACCAAAAACTTCTCCTTCAAAAGAGAAGACTCTGTGCTTCAGGGCTACGACATCAACAGCCAAGGAGAAGAGTCCATGGGAAACACGGAGCCCCTTAGGAAACCTGTCAAAAGTCGGAGCATAAAGTTAAAGAAAGTGAACTCCCAGGAAATACATATGCTCCCAATCAAAAAACAACGGCTGGCCACCTTTTTTCCAAGAAAGTAA
- the RAI2 gene encoding retinoic acid-induced protein 2 isoform X2, with protein MGLPAESSCLYPEAAGHLLTCGPAEWHQSRVMESQNLSMDMTDSSPALASNRLENGMAQLITTEAWNINSTDLVKKALVTVPAPSILNPPAESQSGMALKVAATVLQPLCLGESPVVMPIHMQVEGSSTPELNPNGNATYVMTTQGPVQLPVVLEQHVFQHLNSPLVLPQEAPCSSSAIHNNLFQGAEDPEAQPQLLDLRIPSQPQEPALPFEAVLQNLFPSQGALGPPPCQPPPGYAPVPPQPFNSPLSPLVPPATLLVPYPVIVPLPVPVPIPIPIPVPQSSESKLSPTCPKPPSSFGLHSFKGAQTPLEKEELKPFDILQPREYFQLSRHTVIKMGSENEALDLSMKSVPWLKAGEGSPQICQEDAALDLSLAAHRKSEPPLEPLFNSRGPVDSPGHTVTEKLPSSVEMPFTPARPHEAMAMMDGRSSSAAELHSQPGGEVKAENSIELGSESQAAKVIVSVEDAVPTIFCGKIKGLSGVSTKNFSFKREDSVLQGYDINSQGEESMGNTEPLRKPVKSRSIKLKKVNSQEIHMLPIKKQRLATFFPRK; from the coding sequence GCCGAGTGGCATCAGAGCCGAGTGATGGAGTCCCAGAACCTCTCCATGGACATGACCGACTCCTCTCCTGCCTTGGCCAGTAACAGACTGGAGAATGGCATGGCCCAGTTGATCACCACCGAGGCCTGGAACATCAACTCCACCGACCTGGTAAAGAAGGCCCTGGTGACGGTGCCAGCCCCATCTATTCTGAATCCCCCAGCCGAGTCCCAGAGTGGCATGGCTCTGAAGGTGGCAGCCACCGTGCTGCAGCCCCTGTGCCTTGGGGAGAGCCCAGTGGTGATGCCCATTCACATGCAGGTGGAGGGAAGCTCCACGCCCGAGCTCAACCCTAATGGCAATGCCACCTACGTCATGACCACGCAGGGCCCTGTGCAGCTGCCTGTGGTGCTGGAGCAGCATGTCTTCCAGCACCTCAACTCCCCACTGGTCCTACCGCAGGAGGCGCCCTGCTCCTCCAGTGCCATCCACAACAACCTCTTCCAGGGAGCCGAGGATCCCgaggcccagccccagctcctggaCCTGCGCATCCCTAGCCAGCCGCAGGAGCCGGCGTTGCCCTTTGAGGCTGTGCTCCAGAATTTGTTCCCCTCACAGGGCGCTCTCGGCCCCCCACCCTGTCAGCCTCCTCCTGGGTATGCCCCAGTGCCCCCTCAGCCCTTCAACTCCCCCTTGTCCCCCCTGGTCCCGCCGGCCACCCTCTTGGTGCCGTACCCTGTGATCGTCCCCTTGCCCGTGCCGGTCCCCATTCCCATCCCCATCCCCGTGCCTCAGAGTTCTGAATCCAAGCTCAGCCCTACTTGCCCCAAGCCACCATCTTCCTTCGGCCTGCACTCCTTTAAAGGGGCCCAGACCCCGCTGGAGAAGGAGGAACTGAAGCCTTTTGACATCCTCCAGCCAAGGGAGTATTTCCAGCTCAGCCGTCACACAGTCATCAAGATGGGGAGTGAGAATGAGGCCCTGGATCTCTCCATGAAGTCAGTGCCCTGGCTCAAGGCTGGCGAAGGCAGTCCCCAGATCTGCCAGGAAGATGCAGCCCTAGACCTGTCGCTGGCTGCCCACCGGAAATCTGAGCCTCCCCTTGAGCCACTGTTTAACAGCCGCGGGCCAGTGGACAGCCCAGGTCACACTGTGACGGAGAAACTTCCCAGTAGCGTGGAAATGCCATTCACCCCTGCCAGGCCTCACGAAGCCATGGCCATGATGGATGGTCGCAGCAGCAGTGCCGCCGAGCTGCACAGCCAGCCCGGCGGCGAGGTCAAGGCTGAGAATAGCATCGAGCTGGGGAGCGAGTCCCAGGCGGCCAAGGTAATCGTCTCCGTGGAAGACGCTGTGCCTACCATCTTCTGTGGCAAGATCAAAGGCCTCTCGGGCGTGTCCACCAAAAACTTCTCCTTCAAAAGAGAAGACTCTGTGCTTCAGGGCTACGACATCAACAGCCAAGGAGAAGAGTCCATGGGAAACACGGAGCCCCTTAGGAAACCTGTCAAAAGTCGGAGCATAAAGTTAAAGAAAGTGAACTCCCAGGAAATACATATGCTCCCAATCAAAAAACAACGGCTGGCCACCTTTTTTCCAAGAAAGTAA